One stretch of Rana temporaria chromosome 10, aRanTem1.1, whole genome shotgun sequence DNA includes these proteins:
- the LOC120915800 gene encoding fish-egg lectin-like: protein MLFAVSLLQLCAGISVSADLQCTTIPGKLRQIDAGAGEVYGVNDNDDIFRWVDNGWQNVPGKLVHVSVGPAGVWGVNRANVIYKLQDNEWMSVSGLLKQVDAGGNKYLSGVNAQDGIFCLRQSCTVSRSSAVTWTQLEGDLKYYSCGLFGCWGINKPNNIYFRNNVNPTACQGTQWQQVGGNLVMAEVGTDGSVYGVNSAGNVYRRYFPFFFHICIQDCYFGKVLMVGCSKKESPGFLDAEESIYG, encoded by the exons ATGTTGTTTGCTGTGAGCCTCCTCCAGCTTTGTGCCGGAATCTCTGTCTCTGCAG ATCTTCAGTGTACAACAATCCCAGGAAAACTGAGACAGATTGATGCCGGCGCTGGTGAAGTGTACGGTGTGAACGATAATGATGACATTTTCCGCTGGGTAGACAATGGCTGGCAGAACGTTCCTGGAAAGCTCGTCCATGTTTCTGTTGGACCTGCTGGAGTTTGGGGTGTGAACCGAGCCAACGTCATCTATAAGCTCCAGGACAATGAATGGATGTCTGtatcag GGCTCTTGAAGCAGGTGGATGCTGGAGGTAATAAGTACTTGAGTGGAGTGAATGCACAGGACGGCATCTTCTGCTTGAGACAGAGTTGCACAGTTTCAAGATCTTCTGCTGTAACCTGGACCCAACTGGAAGGGGACCTTAAATATTACAGCTGTGGTTTatttggctgctggggaatcAACAAACCAAACAATATTTACTTCCGCAACAATGTCAACCCAACAGCCTGCCAGGGAACCCAATGGCAGCAGGTTGGAGGCAATCTGGTAATGGCAGAGGTTGGTACCGATGGTTCTGTGTATGGTGTTAACTCAGCAGGCAACGTGTACAGAaggtattttccttttttttttcatatatgtatTCAAGATTGTTACTTTGGCAAAGTGTTAATG GTTGGATGTAGTAAGAAGGAGAGTCCCGGGTTCCTGGATGCTGAAGAATCCATCTATGGCTGA